Within Streptomyces antibioticus, the genomic segment GTCCTTGAGCCAGCCGCAGGGGCCGGGCTCACCGCCGCCGTCGAGGAGCCGGTCCCAGTAGAAGTCGATCTCGGCCTGGTCGGCGCAGTCGATCTGGAAGGAGATCGCCTCGTTGAACGTGAACTCGGGGCCGCCGTTCAGCGCGACGAACTTCTGGCCGTTCGCGGTGAACTCCACGGTGAGCACGGTGCCGGCGGGTCCCGGTCCGGCCTCGGTGTAGCGGGTCACGTCCCCGATCCGGGAGTTCTTGAAGATCGACACGTAGTGGTGGGCGGCCTCCTCGGCCTGGCCGTCGAACCAGAGACACGTGGTGAATCCGTCGGTGCTCATGAGTACCTCCTGTGCGCGGGACGCGGTCGTGCGCCGCGGTCTGATGCGGTCGTCAATGTCGACTCCGGGGCGGCGCGGAACTCATCGCTTCGCCCGTGGCGAATCTGCCGCGGGCAGAGAAGCGGCGTCCGGACGCCACGCCGGGCCAACAGTGGATCCGACGACGTTCCCCGGACGACAAGGAGTTCCGATGACCACCACGACCCCGCTCGCGCCACGGGCCGAGGAGGGCGACACCGCGCCCACCCGGTTCGACGACCATCTCGCCGCCCAACTGCTCGGGCAGCGCATCGTCCTGCTCGGCACCCAGGTCGACGAGGTCTCCGCCAACCGGGTCTGCGCGCAGTTGCTCGTCCTGTCGGCGGAGGACCCGCGCACCGACATCGCCCTGTACATCAACAGCCCGGGCGGGTCGGTCCACGCGGGTCTGGCCATCTACGACACCATGCGGCTGATCCCCAACGACGTCTCGACGCTCGCCATGGGGTTCGCGGCCAGCATGGGACAGTTCCTGCTCTGCGTCGGCACGCCGGGCAAGCGGTTCGCGCTGCCGAACGCGCGGATCATGATGCACCAGCCGTCGGCCGGGATCGGCGGCACCACCGCGGACATCGAGATCCAGGCGGAGAACCTGGAGTTCACCAAGCGGACCATCGAGCGGATCACCGCGGAGCACACCGGCCGCTCCCCGGAGACCGTCTCCCGCGACGGCGACCGCGACCGCTGGTTCACGGCCGAGGAGGCCAGGGAGTACGGCATGGTGGACCGGGTGGTGGAGTCGCTCGCCGACGTCCGCCCGGCCTCCGCGCGGCGACGGGCGGGGCTGTGACATGGGGACCTACACGATTCCGAACGTCGTCGAGCGCACCCCGCGGGGCGAGCGGTCCTACGACGTGTTCAGCCGGCTGCTGTCCGAGCGGATCATCTTCATCGGCACCGAGATCGACGACGGCGTCGCCAATGTCGTCATCGCGCAACTCCTCCATCTGGAGTCGGAGGCACCCGACCAGGAGATCGCCATCTACCTCAACTCCCCCGGCGGCTCGTTCACCTCGCTGATGGCGATCTACGACACGATGACGTTCGTGCAGTCGCCCGTCTCCACCTGCTGTGTGGGGCAGGCGGCGTCCACGGCGGCCGTCCTGCTGGCGGGCGGTGACCCGGGGCGGCGGTTCGTGCTGGAGCACGCGCGGGTGCTGCTGGGGCAGCCGGCCAGCGGCGGCAGCCGGGGCACGGTCTCCGACCTGGCCCTCCAGGCCCACGAGATGATCCGGATCCGCGCCCAGGTGGAGGAGGTGCTCGCCCGGCACACCCGCCACGACATCGCCACCCTGCGCGCGGACATGGACCGCGACAAGGTGTTCACCGCGCGGGAGGCGGTGGCGTACGGACTGGCCGACGAGGTGCTGAAACGGCGTCCGGGCGGCGTCTGAGACCGCCGGGCCGGGTCCACCCGTCCCGTCCACCTCGGGGTGGACCCGGCCCGGCTCGCCCCAGGACGAGCCGGGCCGGGCTGTCGTCAGGCGGCCAGGCACAGCCCGTCGTGCGACGCGCGCGTCGTCGTCGTACGGAACGGCACGGCGGTCGTCGTACGCAGCGGTACGGCGGTCGTCGTACGGATCCGGGCGGGCCGGCGGCCGGTTGCGCGGGTGAGTTCGCCGTGCGCCCGGGCCAGCAGGTCGCCGAGGCTCAGGCCGAGGGCCTGGGCGGCGGCCGCGAGGACCTCCGAGGACGCCTCCTTGCGGCCGCGCTCCACCTCCGACAGATAGGGCAGCGAGATCCGGGCCTCGTCCGCGACGTCCTTCAACGTGCGGTCCTGCGCCTGGCGTTCACGGCGCAGGACGTCTCCGACCAGGTCGCGCCAGAGCGGCTCTCTCGGGGTGTTCGGCTTCGTCGTCGGTTCGGTCACCTTCCCAGCCTAGGAGTCCCCGCCGTCACCGAAAGT encodes:
- a CDS encoding VOC family protein; this encodes MSTDGFTTCLWFDGQAEEAAHHYVSIFKNSRIGDVTRYTEAGPGPAGTVLTVEFTANGQKFVALNGGPEFTFNEAISFQIDCADQAEIDFYWDRLLDGGGEPGPCGWLKDKYGVSWQVVPTALMEMITGGDQEKAARAMKAMLAMGKLDLAALRSAYDGS
- a CDS encoding helix-turn-helix domain-containing protein; protein product: MTEPTTKPNTPREPLWRDLVGDVLRRERQAQDRTLKDVADEARISLPYLSEVERGRKEASSEVLAAAAQALGLSLGDLLARAHGELTRATGRRPARIRTTTAVPLRTTTAVPFRTTTTRASHDGLCLAA
- a CDS encoding ClpP family protease, with the protein product MGTYTIPNVVERTPRGERSYDVFSRLLSERIIFIGTEIDDGVANVVIAQLLHLESEAPDQEIAIYLNSPGGSFTSLMAIYDTMTFVQSPVSTCCVGQAASTAAVLLAGGDPGRRFVLEHARVLLGQPASGGSRGTVSDLALQAHEMIRIRAQVEEVLARHTRHDIATLRADMDRDKVFTAREAVAYGLADEVLKRRPGGV
- a CDS encoding ATP-dependent Clp protease proteolytic subunit, with product MTTTTPLAPRAEEGDTAPTRFDDHLAAQLLGQRIVLLGTQVDEVSANRVCAQLLVLSAEDPRTDIALYINSPGGSVHAGLAIYDTMRLIPNDVSTLAMGFAASMGQFLLCVGTPGKRFALPNARIMMHQPSAGIGGTTADIEIQAENLEFTKRTIERITAEHTGRSPETVSRDGDRDRWFTAEEAREYGMVDRVVESLADVRPASARRRAGL